In Salarias fasciatus chromosome 9, fSalaFa1.1, whole genome shotgun sequence, the genomic stretch ACACCTTTGGGGTCAAAGCCTAAAGTGATCAGACCACCTCCCTCAGACCCCGCCCCCAAACCTGCGGCCCGCCCTCCCGCCtcatcctcacctcctccagaaaAGCTGACGCCGAAAGTCGAGGCGTTGAAAGAAGATGACGGTACAAACTCTTTATGgtttcttctccctcctcaaCTAGAACACACGCTCATCTGTTGTAACCACaatgcgtttttttttccagaaagcGCCGCTCTGGCGTTCGACAGTGCCGACTTCGACGAGCCGATGGAGGtcgacctggaggaggagaaacctgaaGTGAAGGACGAGCCTGAGGCAAAAGCGTCTGCAGTGAAAGCCGAGCCCAAAGCCGAGCGGCGGGACCCCTTCCTCCTGTAAGTCCTCCGTCCGCTCAGGTCGCTCCGCCTGGAGCCTGAAGCAGAGATTCATCTTCCTGCCTCTGCCtttgagcagctccagcagaatCGGGAGCTCCTGGggacaagaggaggagagcggagtGAGTGAAGCTCGGGCGGAGGTCCAGGTGGACTCCAGCCGGCTCCCCCTGGTGGACGGACCCGACGGGGAGCAGGTTTTCCGCTTCTACTGGCTGGATGCCTTCGAAGACCAGTACAACCAGCCAGGTCAGACGTAATGCTGTGGATTCCCCGCAGGTCTGGACAGCGTGACCTGATGTTTTGCGTCCGCCTGTCTTCCAGGTGTGGTGTACCTGTTCGGTAAAGTATGGATTGAGTCCGCGGAGTCTCACGTGAGCTGCTGCGTCTCCGTCAGGAACATCGAGCGCACCATCTACTTCCTGCCTCGAGAATACGTGAGTTCTGCATTGCtatattcaacattttttttgattCAGTTCGGTAGGAAgacattaaatgcatttttcatatttgaatCCCACTGAGATTAAAGTGGCTCCAGATGCGGAGgaggtttgatttgtttttcactaaacttttaatcagtttttgtcTGAAGTTTCATTTGATTCTGTGGAGAGGTAGTGAACAAAAGCCAGCGCTGATTTATAAACATGCAGGATCTTTCGCTTTTTcatcctgaaatgaaaaaaagggaTCAATACAGTGCAAGAAATAAAAGTAGGGAATTTGTACTTTtctcaacagaaaacaaacccgAAGACAGGAGAGGTGTCGGACACGCCCGTGGGGATGATGGACGTCTACCACGAGTTCAACGAGCTGTCTGAGAAGTTCAAGATCATGAAGTTCAAGTCGAAGGTGAGGATGAAGGGAGATCATCTCGAACGGATTGCCCGTTTTCCCCACTGACGTTGGGTTCCCATGTTTTACTGCAGAAAGTGGAGAGAAACTATGCATTCGAGATCCCCGACGTGCCCAGTCAGTGCGAGTACCTGGAGGTCCGATACTCGGTGAGGACACACACCTCACATGGATTATGGAGCTCTGAATCTCCTCTGGTGTCCATGAAGAGTTTATGTTTGCGTTTCTTTTCCAGGCTGAGTTTCCagctctgccctctgacctCAAGGGGGCGGCCTTCTCCCATATTTTCGGCACCAACACCTCCAGTCTGGAGCACTTCCTCCTCAGCAGGAAGATCAAAGGCCCCTGCTGGCTGGACATCAAGGCGCCGCGTGAGTTCACGTATCCCtacaaacactcatttcttcAATAAAGCCCTCCTGAGTGTTATTTCACAAGCCTCtcccgcctgtgtgtgtgtgtgtgtcagagctgatGGGCCAGCCGGTCAGCTGGTGTAAGGTGGAGGCCCTCGCCCTCCGCAGCGACTCCGTCTCGGTGGTGAAGGatctccccccgccgccgctcaccgTCATGTCCGTCAGCCTGAAGACGGTGCAGAACCCCAAGACTCACCAGAACGAGGCGAGGCCGCCGCCGCACTCGCTCACTCGCTGTCGGAACGCGCCGAAACGGTAACGGCGCGGAGAGTGACCGCTGTGATTTCCGCTCCGCAGATCGTGTCCCTCGCCGCGCTCGTGCACTACCAGTTCCACATGGACAAAGCCGCTCCGCAGCCGCCCTACCAGACTCACTTCTGTGGTGGGTTTTctactgttctttttttaattatacagcTTACAGTTTGCTTCTACagaatttcatatttttgcaACATTTCTATTCATTTATATATACTTATGTAGGTTTGTGTGTAGAAATTCTTATATTTGTGCTCTTCCTCTCGTCCAGTGATCAGTAAACCAGCTGACTGCATCTTCCCCTACGACTTCAAAGAGGCCGTGAGGAAGAAGGTGAGGATCTACGtgcttctaaaacctcaaccgaagatgtttatttttcatgtgaCAAAAGCGCCTCGTGTGAAATTCAACATGTCCTTGAATCACCGGGTGACGTTGAGCATAAACTGCATATTTTACGTCGACAGCAGTGAATCTCAGCTGCTTTGCAGAACACTGACGAGGCTCTCTTTGTCAGAATGGGAAGGTGGAGATCGCCGCCACAGAGCGGACGCTGCTCGGCTTCTTCCTGGCGAAGATGCACAAGATCGACCCCGACATGCTGGTGGTGAGTTTCTTCACTCTCAAACCGGGGCTGCCGGTGGATCAGTCTCCAAAAATCAGTTAATTATTAGATTCATAGTTGGAAGAAACATTGGAACCAGATCGTACTTTGCCAGTCCtggaaaataatgtgaaaaatataATGGTGGAAAATATCAGAATTCCTCTTGTTTGTTCTGAACTGGTCTTTGTAAATACATAAGagtcaaagaaaacatgactgatgttctttgtttgcttgttgttgttgttttttttctgaaataggGTCATGACATCTTCGGCTTCGATCTGGAAGTTCTTCTGCAGCGCATCAGCGTGTGTAAGGTTCCTCACTGGTCAAAGGTCGGACGTCTCAGGAGGGCCAACATGCCCAAATTAggggtaaaaaaacaaacaaacacacattagaGAAAAGTTGTAGTTTGACTCTTGTGATGTGATGTTTGGCTAAATGTGAAAACGTTTCGCAGGGTCGCAGCGGCTTTGCGGAGAAGAGCGCCACCTGCGGCCGCCTGGTGTGCGACGTGGAGATCTCGGCCAAGGAGCTGATCCGCTGCAAAAGCTACCACCTGACGGAGCTCGCCGCGCAGGTGCTGAAGACGGAGAGGACCACCGTCCCACAGGAGGAGATCAGAAACCTCTACAGGTGAATCCGGTTTAACGACGCAGATCTTCAGACTGctgtgaaaaatgcatttttccgAGTTTGTCTGAAACTCCGTGTGTGTCTCAGCGACTCCCCTCACTTGCTCTACCTGCTGGAGCAGACCTGGACGGACGCCAAGCTGATCCTGCAGATCATGTGCGAGCTCAACGTGCTGCCGCTCGCCCTGCAGATCACCAACATCGCCGGGAACGTCATGGTACCCCACAAAACAGCGCCGCCCTTATTTCATCATTGATCAGCTGTTAGAACGACTTCAGCGGTTACAGTTGTGGTCCGTCCTTTCAGTCTCGCACTCTGATGGGCGGCCGCTCTGAGAGGAACgagtttctgctgcttcacgCCTTCCACGACAAAAACTACATCGTCCCTGACAAGCCCTCCTTCAGAAAGACCCAGCTGGAGCTGGTGAGCGCACACAGATACACCAACGACGgaatttctcttcttttttgaatcagtcatttgatttttgtttctgaTCCTTCCAGGTGGAAGGTGAAGAGGATGTGGATGCCGGTAAAggcaaaaggaagaagaaagctGCTTATGCTGGAGGTCTGGTGCTGGATCCAAAAGTCggtgagtgtttttgtttttgtctttgtgtgtgttccgTTCATGAAATGCCatctttcatttgaaaacttcTTCTCTCCGTTTTAGGTTTCTACGATAAGtttgtcctgctgctggacttcaaCAGTCTGTATCCGTCCATCATTCAGGAGTTCAACATCTGCTTCACCACTGTTGAGAGGGAGGCGTACAACtccaagaagaggaagaacgaGGTAGAAAGACTTCGTCTGCGCCGAGCTGCCTCTGGGCAGAGGCGGCGTTATGCCCGATGAACTTCAGACATGTGaatccatgcatgcacagggagaacatgcaaacattttgATGGAAACTGCACTTTTCCAACCCGTCTCTGTTGTTAGCAGGACGACGAGTCGGAGGAGATCCCAGAGATTCCCGATCCCAACCTGGAGATGGGAATCCTGCCCAAGGAAATCCGAAAGCTGGTGGAGCGACGCAAACACGTCAAACAGCTGATGAAGCAGCAGGACATCAACCCAGATGTCTACCTGCAGGTACGGCGACGCaccaggaaacacaaaacacgcAGTAACAATGAGAGCAGTTCTGTTAATACTTGATCAGGATACTTGAACAGTAATGAATTGAATGTTCTTGGTTTGTAGGACTGTATCAACCAGGAAGAAACAGCAGTGTCTGGTTCTTCAGGAggttttaatagttttttttttttttctaaatgcttcTTATCCTTCAGTACGACATCCGTCAGAAGGCCCTGAAGCTCACGGCCAACAGCATGTACGGCTGCCTGGGGTTCAGCTTCAGCCGCTTCTACGCCAAGCCGCTCGCCGCTCTGGTCACGCACAAGGGCCGAGAGGTGAGTCGCACTGGGGAAAGCGTCAACACAGCACCCTttagagggagtgtgtgtgcatgtgtgtgtttacagcactGTAAACACTGCGGTCTGACCCTTTTCCATGAGGCGTTCACAGAACACAATAAATCAGTGTGTCATTTTTCCTATCGGCCACCAGAGGGCACTGCTGCATTATATTTGACACCAAGCGCCACTGATTATCCACACTTTCTCTTTCTGactttttccttccttcttttttttttttttttttggcttcatcCTCTGTCAAAAtctctcatcatcatcacctcttcctcttcctcctcatgtccTTTAATCAAAGCGGTTGAGCGTTCGTCTTTTCATCGTTCAGGCCTAACTAGGTGGTATCAGTGACACTGCAAGTTTGTTCCAGTAGCAAAAAatgccacagacacacacactcacacactctctcgcCGTGTACAGTCTGCCGGTATAATGGCTTCTTTCAACACACAACGGTGGCGCGACAGGGCGTGCACGCTCAACAAATCGGTGCAAAGCAGCATGTGTAGCGCATGACATAAACCGCTAAAGCTGGTATTGTAACtgaacaccacacacacacacacacacacacacacacacacacacacacacacacacaccatgtcaGTGGTAGTACTCATGTTCATTTAATGAGCTCTAACAGTACAAGTCCTCCACAGAGACACCGGGCCTTGCCTCAGGGGAGTCCTTCATTAAGATCCCCTTACACACTCATTGTGCTCCCTAATAGAGGGCAGGGCAGTAACTCACTGTGCGTGTTTGTTATTTTGTCAGTCCATTTGTGCCTCCAGTCACGCTCGTTGTCGGCCTGACAGGGGCTACATTGTTAAAGTTGTGTATTTGATTCGCTGCCTGTCGTAGGTGGGAGTTTCTCTCTCCCCTGCGCTCTAAATGCTCGTATCTGTCGACCGGCAGAGGCGGACGGGTTAATTACGTTTTACCTCCCGCCTGCTTCACTTAATCCCGGGAGCATCGCCGGTCTCACACTGAAAAAGTAGGCCACTTTTTCATTATCTACAGTGGTGCACTACAGGTTCAGGTCCTGTTAACTACTTTCAGATGGCCTAGAGGAGGCAGACGAAGAGCGTTAACTGCACACGTACACAAGGTTCCGATTGAAGTCTGAACTCAACTTTAGCTAAGACTACAAAATCCACGGAGATGCAGCTGTCGCCttgctttgcttttattctgatgtggtgtttttcttAGGAAGAATTAAACTGAAGCTTAAATGTGATGAAAACTAAATTAGATTGTaaggattttcaaaataaaagctaaaaCTGACTATGTTATCACCTTCATGCCACAGATATGTTTTTGCACAAACCTGGTTagacatgaataaataaaggacCGGCCGACAGAGAACCGACAGTGGCTGTAAGAATATTGAACTGGAATGGAAAAACTTGATCatattaaaatattcaaaactgcAACAAAAGTATTAAGGGCAAGTGAGGGCGATCGGTCCGTGTATATAATCCGGTAATTGTTGCACCTTTTatacttattttatgttctcaTCTTTGTTAAGATGAGAACCCATCATTCTCAATCTCCTGAAATCTGAaggtttattttaataaaaataaataaatatttattttcatgcttttttatttttcctagtcttaaaaaaaaaacttcatttattgttgttgttataacatattttaaattatttatctgAATATTAAGTGCTGAGACAGCTATATatctcatttttaatttttatttatttattttttttttttgaatgagttTTATATTATGTGAGCTGCAGCCAActcttagttttttttatttcacccaGTCCGTTGATTATTTCCTCAGTTAATTGCTCGGTTTGTTTGGtctttgaaatgtcaaaaaaaaatcttgagaaATACCAGCTAATGCTGCCCTAAAGCCTCAAACTTCTTGTTTTGTCctaatccacaaaaaaaaaaaaataataaagaaatacccatggacaataaaaagaaaattgacATTGAATCACATTGAATAAACGAAACATGAAAATGTTGGCTGTAAAATAAAGGAAACGACAAATAATCACAGGCATTATGAATAAAGTTTGCTTTGTTCTTATAGAATCGATAAAATAACTAGATTTTAAGGTTTTCCatcattattttttgtttttcaataatgTTGAAGCGTCACTTGATCTAAATATAAGGTATAATAAAGGTAACAAGAGTTTCGTTTACTTGGAAATCTCTTTTAAACCGGGCTGATGGGGTGTTTGGACTTCCTTTAGTGACCCGGTGTGTTGACGGACCAGCAGACGAGCGAGGTTTCTGCGGCCGCCGCTGCGTTAGTACACGACACACGGTGAGGAGCGATACGACGCGCATCAAAAGGTCACCAGTCAGATCTGAGCTCGCTGCTCCAGCCGCCACTTGCTGACCAAGCAGAGGTTCCAACTTCGCACGATCGCACTGTTGTGTTTACTTTGTATCTATGATCCCGGACGGCTCTATTTATACTGCCGTTTGAGTGTTTTCTTCAACACAACACAGGGAGACCCGGTGTAAACACGAGGTGACGAGGAAGATTCAACCTCACTCCGAAattggcaattttttttattttttttacatttgcacttgaaaaaaaaaaagttaaatccaTCAAATCTCTAAACGCCTGACAGTTCTtcttttgttgtgcttttgtttCGTGTTAAAATAGTCTTCTCTGGGTCGACTGAAGTTAAATCTGAGGGAGCTGTGCGTTCTTCGCTCACTTGACCCCGATCCGCTCACAACCACGAACgtataaacaaaaaacaaaatattgacaGTGCAACTGCGTTTGCCTTGAAGTTAAAAGATGGTTAAGCCAGAGTAGTTCTCGGTAGTTTCCGACTGCGGCGAGCCAGAAAAGCCAGCTGGCGTTTACAGCCGGGTTTCCAGTGTATTTGCGGGCATTGCCGTTGGCGCCCCCGCCCCCATTTTAATCGTCACATTTGCACTCGGCTTTCATGTCGTGATTTAGgaggctttttatttttataattgtAACACGTAGGCTGATCGCCGCTCTGTCCGCGGTGTAAATCCACCCCGCGCTCCCCTTCATCTGTTTAAACCAGAAATGTGCACACGCCGTCTGTATTTATTGATTGGCTCGGCTCCCGTCTTTCTCTCAGCCCCATGAGGCTTTGCATGAGGGCTGACAGACCCCTGGCCGGGGGCTCTTCTGCTCAAATTTGCCAACTTAGAAGGGGAAAACCCCCCCTGCTTATCTCTCCACTGACTCATGTATGTGCTTCTTGGGTatgtcttctgtgtgtgtgtgtgtgtgtgtgtgtgtgtgcgcgcacaagTGCTACTGGCCGAACTCTGCCCTTTGTCGGGGGGACCATTTGTTGTGGCCCCTGCTCTGTCctggtatgtgtgggtattaagggggaagggggggggggggatgatggGTATTAAGAGGAAGGTGAAGGTTTAGGATTACACAGCCGTGGGTCCGCCACAGATTGATGTCCCCTCAACCCCTCTGTTATTTTTGGTTCTTTTGTATGTTGGCCAGAGAGCCGTTCGGTGCACAGCTTCACGTATTGGACGGCCGGGCTCACGCTCGGGTGATCAGACCAAGTTGATCGCTGCGTTTGTTGTCCGTCGATTGCCGATTGGTAGATTTGAGAGTTGAGTTTTAGCAGGCAGTTTGGTTGAATGTCTTCGAGTTTCCTAATAGatggagtggaaaaaaaaaaaagccatcttTGCGTAAAACCAATTAGGGGAATTTTTCATtcttcattcattctgttttgtAGATTTGCCCAACACtgagtgagcgtgtgtgttcgtgtgtttATGCTCTCTTAATCGAGTGATGTTAACAGCACGGGCCGAGTGGAAGCCGCTGATTGTTGCGGATCGCAGATtggtttgacctttgacccccccccccctcctccaccgcgCCGGCGAATCTGACAAACACTAGCAGGTGTGGCGGCCCGAGGATGGAGGCCGACTCCTGAGAGCCGCTCGGCTGTAATTGAGTCTCTGTCCTTGTGTTTAAAAACAGCCCTGACAGGAGCCTCGTAGTTGACATTATTGGATGGCATGCGGGAGTGAGGGATGGAAGCGGGGCTTGTGTAACAGAGCCGGGGGTGCGGGGAGGTCAGAGTTTGGTTTAGGTTAAACCCTCGTAACGGCCGTGCGCCGGCGGCTGTAATGAAGTCTAAGTAAATATTGTTGCCCCCCGGTGTCGGTCTTTCAAGTTCCGTATCGCCCCCTCTTGTCTCAAGAATCACAAATCACTTCCCAGAATTAGACTTGGGCATACCTGAACCGCTCCATCACGTCTCATTTGCGGccgtgtgagcgtgtgtgtgtgtgagtgtgtaaatACTGCCGCCACCATTTCTTTCATTGAGCGTCTCATCgcggctgctgctgtctcttttaCAATTCCCCAAATTAGATGCAGGAATACATGATgcttgctctgtgtgtgtgtgtgtgtgtgtgtgtgtgtgtgtgtgtgtgtgtgtgtgtgcgtctgttcAAATGGGGGCCGCGGTGTTTCCATGGCCCCTCTTAAAGAGCCGGCTTTACTCCTGATAGGAGTGGACTTAACAAATAGTCACATGGGAGCAGCGCTGCTATTTCGGCGACATGAGCGCGCCTGTGAGGGCTGACGGTCGGCAGGACCCGATCCCACAACTCCGGCA encodes the following:
- the pola1 gene encoding DNA polymerase alpha catalytic subunit isoform X4: MAPVSNPDKDMEAPDGDDRGDSCGLAKSRSRREKKEKVGRKSALEQLKKAKKGEKIKYEVEEFTGVYEEVDEDQYSKMVQERQEDDWIIDDDGTGYVEDGREIFDDDLDDDVVEKKQGKGGAKGADSKKAVKKPVVSKPNTIKNLFMNSNVKRPAEKDVDLSKDDLLGDILQDLHSEKSSLLTPPPVVTLKKKKPVGSPINPFSIKPQAPKESPTPLGSKPKVIRPPPSDPAPKPAARPPASSSPPPEKLTPKVEALKEDDESAALAFDSADFDEPMEVDLEEEKPEVKDEPEAKASAVKAEPKAERRDPFLLSSRIGSSWGQEEESGVSEARAEVQVDSSRLPLVDGPDGEQVFRFYWLDAFEDQYNQPGVVYLFGKVWIESAESHVSCCVSVRNIERTIYFLPREYKTNPKTGEVSDTPVGMMDVYHEFNELSEKFKIMKFKSKKVERNYAFEIPDVPSQCEYLEVRYSAEFPALPSDLKGAAFSHIFGTNTSSLEHFLLSRKIKGPCWLDIKAPQLMGQPVSWCKVEALALRSDSVSVVKDLPPPPLTVMSVSLKTVQNPKTHQNEIVSLAALVHYQFHMDKAAPQPPYQTHFCVISKPADCIFPYDFKEAVRKKNGKVEIAATERTLLGFFLAKMHKIDPDMLVGHDIFGFDLEVLLQRISVCKVPHWSKVGRLRRANMPKLGGRSGFAEKSATCGRLVCDVEISAKELIRCKSYHLTELAAQVLKTERTTVPQEEIRNLYSDSPHLLYLLEQTWTDAKLILQIMCELNVLPLALQITNIAGNVMSRTLMGGRSERNEFLLLHAFHDKNYIVPDKPSFRKTQLELVEGEEDVDAGKGKRKKKAAYAGGLVLDPKVGFYDKFVLLLDFNSLYPSIIQEFNICFTTVEREAYNSKKRKNEDDESEEIPEIPDPNLEMGILPKEIRKLVERRKHVKQLMKQQDINPDVYLQYDIRQKALKLTANSMYGCLGFSFSRFYAKPLAALVTHKGREILMHTKDMVQKMNLEVIYGDTDSIMINTNSRALDEVFKLGNKVKAEVNKLYKLLEIDIDGVFKSLLLLKKKKYAALVVEQQGDGRYSVKQELKGLDIVRRDWCDLAKECGNYVIGQILSDQSRDAIVENIQKHLIEVGEKVASGDIPLSHYEIHKALTKDPQDYPDKKSLPHVHVALWINSQGGRRVKAGDTISYLICKDGSTLAASQRAYALEQLQKQEGLSLDNQYYLAQQVHPVVSRICDPIEGIDSVLIATWLGLDPSQFRAQQQHQREEEADGMLGAPVQLTDEERYRDCERFTFTCPQCGTDNIYDSVFEGAGLSLEPSLTRCCHIPCGASPMDHAVNISNKLLLDIRRHIKKYYSGWLVCEDQACQNRTRRLPIAFSRHGPICPACTRATLRPEYSEKALYNQLCFYRFIFDWDHAVNKVLQSDEKPRVNKMARQKEVYRRLKEVPDRALATSGYSEVNLAKLFQAFSSIK
- the pola1 gene encoding DNA polymerase alpha catalytic subunit isoform X1 — encoded protein: MAPVSNPDKDMEAPDGDDRGDSCGLAKSRSRREKKEKVGRKSALEQLKKAKKGEKIKYEVEEFTGVYEEVDEDQYSKMVQERQEDDWIIDDDGTGYVEDGREIFDDDLDDDVVEKKQGKGGAKGADSKKAVKKPVVSKPNTIKNLFMNSNVKRPAEKDVDLSKDDLLGDILQDLHSEKSSLLTPPPVVTLKKKKPVGSPINPFSIKPQAPKESPTPLGSKPKVIRPPPSDPAPKPAARPPASSSPPPEKLTPKVEALKEDDESAALAFDSADFDEPMEVDLEEEKPEVKDEPEAKASAVKAEPKAERRDPFLLSSSRIGSSWGQEEESGVSEARAEVQVDSSRLPLVDGPDGEQVFRFYWLDAFEDQYNQPGVVYLFGKVWIESAESHVSCCVSVRNIERTIYFLPREYKTNPKTGEVSDTPVGMMDVYHEFNELSEKFKIMKFKSKKVERNYAFEIPDVPSQCEYLEVRYSAEFPALPSDLKGAAFSHIFGTNTSSLEHFLLSRKIKGPCWLDIKAPQLMGQPVSWCKVEALALRSDSVSVVKDLPPPPLTVMSVSLKTVQNPKTHQNEIVSLAALVHYQFHMDKAAPQPPYQTHFCVISKPADCIFPYDFKEAVRKKNGKVEIAATERTLLGFFLAKMHKIDPDMLVGHDIFGFDLEVLLQRISVCKVPHWSKVGRLRRANMPKLGGRSGFAEKSATCGRLVCDVEISAKELIRCKSYHLTELAAQVLKTERTTVPQEEIRNLYSDSPHLLYLLEQTWTDAKLILQIMCELNVLPLALQITNIAGNVMSRTLMGGRSERNEFLLLHAFHDKNYIVPDKPSFRKTQLELVEGEEDVDAGKGKRKKKAAYAGGLVLDPKVGFYDKFVLLLDFNSLYPSIIQEFNICFTTVEREAYNSKKRKNEQDDESEEIPEIPDPNLEMGILPKEIRKLVERRKHVKQLMKQQDINPDVYLQYDIRQKALKLTANSMYGCLGFSFSRFYAKPLAALVTHKGREILMHTKDMVQKMNLEVIYGDTDSIMINTNSRALDEVFKLGNKVKAEVNKLYKLLEIDIDGVFKSLLLLKKKKYAALVVEQQGDGRYSVKQELKGLDIVRRDWCDLAKECGNYVIGQILSDQSRDAIVENIQKHLIEVGEKVASGDIPLSHYEIHKALTKDPQDYPDKKSLPHVHVALWINSQGGRRVKAGDTISYLICKDGSTLAASQRAYALEQLQKQEGLSLDNQYYLAQQVHPVVSRICDPIEGIDSVLIATWLGLDPSQFRAQQQHQREEEADGMLGAPVQLTDEERYRDCERFTFTCPQCGTDNIYDSVFEGAGLSLEPSLTRCCHIPCGASPMDHAVNISNKLLLDIRRHIKKYYSGWLVCEDQACQNRTRRLPIAFSRHGPICPACTRATLRPEYSEKALYNQLCFYRFIFDWDHAVNKVLQSDEKPRVNKMARQKEVYRRLKEVPDRALATSGYSEVNLAKLFQAFSSIK
- the pola1 gene encoding DNA polymerase alpha catalytic subunit isoform X3 produces the protein MAPVSNPDKDMEAPDGDDRGDSCGLAKSRSRREKKEKVGRKSALEQLKKAKKGEKIKYEVEEFTGVYEEVDEDQYSKMVQERQEDDWIIDDDGTGYVEDGREIFDDDLDDDVVEKKQGKGGAKGADSKKAVKKPVVSKPNTIKNLFMNSNVKRPAEKDVDLSKDDLLGDILQDLHSEKSSLLTPPPVVTLKKKKPVGSPINPFSIKPQAPKESPTPLGSKPKVIRPPPSDPAPKPAARPPASSSPPPEKLTPKVEALKEDDESAALAFDSADFDEPMEVDLEEEKPEVKDEPEAKASAVKAEPKAERRDPFLLSSRIGSSWGQEEESGVSEARAEVQVDSSRLPLVDGPDGEQVFRFYWLDAFEDQYNQPGVVYLFGKVWIESAESHVSCCVSVRNIERTIYFLPREYKTNPKTGEVSDTPVGMMDVYHEFNELSEKFKIMKFKSKKVERNYAFEIPDVPSQCEYLEVRYSAEFPALPSDLKGAAFSHIFGTNTSSLEHFLLSRKIKGPCWLDIKAPQLMGQPVSWCKVEALALRSDSVSVVKDLPPPPLTVMSVSLKTVQNPKTHQNEIVSLAALVHYQFHMDKAAPQPPYQTHFCVISKPADCIFPYDFKEAVRKKNGKVEIAATERTLLGFFLAKMHKIDPDMLVGHDIFGFDLEVLLQRISVCKVPHWSKVGRLRRANMPKLGGRSGFAEKSATCGRLVCDVEISAKELIRCKSYHLTELAAQVLKTERTTVPQEEIRNLYSDSPHLLYLLEQTWTDAKLILQIMCELNVLPLALQITNIAGNVMSRTLMGGRSERNEFLLLHAFHDKNYIVPDKPSFRKTQLELVEGEEDVDAGKGKRKKKAAYAGGLVLDPKVGFYDKFVLLLDFNSLYPSIIQEFNICFTTVEREAYNSKKRKNEQDDESEEIPEIPDPNLEMGILPKEIRKLVERRKHVKQLMKQQDINPDVYLQYDIRQKALKLTANSMYGCLGFSFSRFYAKPLAALVTHKGREILMHTKDMVQKMNLEVIYGDTDSIMINTNSRALDEVFKLGNKVKAEVNKLYKLLEIDIDGVFKSLLLLKKKKYAALVVEQQGDGRYSVKQELKGLDIVRRDWCDLAKECGNYVIGQILSDQSRDAIVENIQKHLIEVGEKVASGDIPLSHYEIHKALTKDPQDYPDKKSLPHVHVALWINSQGGRRVKAGDTISYLICKDGSTLAASQRAYALEQLQKQEGLSLDNQYYLAQQVHPVVSRICDPIEGIDSVLIATWLGLDPSQFRAQQQHQREEEADGMLGAPVQLTDEERYRDCERFTFTCPQCGTDNIYDSVFEGAGLSLEPSLTRCCHIPCGASPMDHAVNISNKLLLDIRRHIKKYYSGWLVCEDQACQNRTRRLPIAFSRHGPICPACTRATLRPEYSEKALYNQLCFYRFIFDWDHAVNKVLQSDEKPRVNKMARQKEVYRRLKEVPDRALATSGYSEVNLAKLFQAFSSIK
- the pola1 gene encoding DNA polymerase alpha catalytic subunit isoform X2, with translation MAPVSNPDKDMEAPDGDDRGDSCGLAKSRSRREKKEKVGRKSALEQLKKAKKGEKIKYEVEEFTGVYEEVDEDQYSKMVQERQEDDWIIDDDGTGYVEDGREIFDDDLDDDVVEKKQGKGGAKGADSKKAVKKPVVSKPNTIKNLFMNSNVKRPAEKDVDLSKDDLLGDILQDLHSEKSSLLTPPPVVTLKKKKPVGSPINPFSIKPQAPKESPTPLGSKPKVIRPPPSDPAPKPAARPPASSSPPPEKLTPKVEALKEDDESAALAFDSADFDEPMEVDLEEEKPEVKDEPEAKASAVKAEPKAERRDPFLLSSSRIGSSWGQEEESGVSEARAEVQVDSSRLPLVDGPDGEQVFRFYWLDAFEDQYNQPGVVYLFGKVWIESAESHVSCCVSVRNIERTIYFLPREYKTNPKTGEVSDTPVGMMDVYHEFNELSEKFKIMKFKSKKVERNYAFEIPDVPSQCEYLEVRYSAEFPALPSDLKGAAFSHIFGTNTSSLEHFLLSRKIKGPCWLDIKAPQLMGQPVSWCKVEALALRSDSVSVVKDLPPPPLTVMSVSLKTVQNPKTHQNEIVSLAALVHYQFHMDKAAPQPPYQTHFCVISKPADCIFPYDFKEAVRKKNGKVEIAATERTLLGFFLAKMHKIDPDMLVGHDIFGFDLEVLLQRISVCKVPHWSKVGRLRRANMPKLGGRSGFAEKSATCGRLVCDVEISAKELIRCKSYHLTELAAQVLKTERTTVPQEEIRNLYSDSPHLLYLLEQTWTDAKLILQIMCELNVLPLALQITNIAGNVMSRTLMGGRSERNEFLLLHAFHDKNYIVPDKPSFRKTQLELVEGEEDVDAGKGKRKKKAAYAGGLVLDPKVGFYDKFVLLLDFNSLYPSIIQEFNICFTTVEREAYNSKKRKNEDDESEEIPEIPDPNLEMGILPKEIRKLVERRKHVKQLMKQQDINPDVYLQYDIRQKALKLTANSMYGCLGFSFSRFYAKPLAALVTHKGREILMHTKDMVQKMNLEVIYGDTDSIMINTNSRALDEVFKLGNKVKAEVNKLYKLLEIDIDGVFKSLLLLKKKKYAALVVEQQGDGRYSVKQELKGLDIVRRDWCDLAKECGNYVIGQILSDQSRDAIVENIQKHLIEVGEKVASGDIPLSHYEIHKALTKDPQDYPDKKSLPHVHVALWINSQGGRRVKAGDTISYLICKDGSTLAASQRAYALEQLQKQEGLSLDNQYYLAQQVHPVVSRICDPIEGIDSVLIATWLGLDPSQFRAQQQHQREEEADGMLGAPVQLTDEERYRDCERFTFTCPQCGTDNIYDSVFEGAGLSLEPSLTRCCHIPCGASPMDHAVNISNKLLLDIRRHIKKYYSGWLVCEDQACQNRTRRLPIAFSRHGPICPACTRATLRPEYSEKALYNQLCFYRFIFDWDHAVNKVLQSDEKPRVNKMARQKEVYRRLKEVPDRALATSGYSEVNLAKLFQAFSSIK